The Capra hircus breed San Clemente chromosome 25, ASM170441v1, whole genome shotgun sequence genome has a window encoding:
- the TMEM130 gene encoding transmembrane protein 130 isoform X1 has translation MARALWPRLGRILWLACLLPLAPARVAAGLYELQLTTDGPATTGAEVTIMASLVADNNGSLALPASAHLYHFHWIHTPLLLTGKADEAFSSTIRVVGSVPGDFPVSVWVTAADCGMCQPVARSLLVLPITEFLVGNLVVTQNTSLPWPSSYLTKTILKVSFLLHDPSNFFKNASFLYSWDFGDGTQMVTRDGTVYYNYSIIGSFTVKVKVVAGWEQVTPDTGKGILQKTGDFSASLKLQETLRGIQVLGPTLIQTFQKMVVTLNFMGSPPLNVCWRLKPECLPLEEGECHPVSVDSTAYNLTHIFRDPGDYCFSIQAENVISKAHQYHKVQVWPSSIQPAVFAFPCATLITMMLAFIMYMTLRNATHQKDMVEVADFDSSPMSDKNPEPPTGARCCCQMCCGPFLLETSSEYLEVVRENHRLLPPRYKSAKTYTV, from the exons ATGGCCCGGGCGCTCTGGCCGCGCCTCGGCCGCATCCTCTGGCTAGCCTGCCTCCTGCCCTTGGCCCCGGCTAGGGTGGCCGCAG GCTTGTATGAACTTCAGCTCACCACCGATGGCCCTGCCACCACGGGGGCAGAGGTGACCATCATGGCCAGCCTGGTGGCCGACAACAACGGCAGCCTGGCCCTGCCCGCCAGCGCCCACCTCTACCACTTCCACTGGATCCACACCCCACTGCTGCTCACGGGGAAGGCAGACGAGGCTTTCAGTTCCACCATCCGCGTCGTGGGGAGCGTGCCCGGGGACTTCCCGGTCTCCGTCTGGGTCACCGCCGCCGACTGTGGGATGTGCCAGCCTGTGGCCAGGAGCCTCCTCGTCCTCCCCATCACCG AGTTCCTCGTGGGGAACCTTGTGGTCACCCAGAACACCTCCTTGCCCTGGCCCAGCTCCTACCTCACCAAGACAATCCTTAAagtctccttcctcctccacgACCCCAGCAACTTCTTCAAGAACGCCTCGTTCCTCTACAGCTGGGActtcggagacgg CACCCAGATGGTGACCAGAGATGGTACCGTCTATTATAACTATTCCATCATCGGATCCTTCACCGTGAAGGTCAAGGTGGTGGCAGGGTGGGAGCAGGTCACGCCGGACACCGGGAAGGGCATTCTGCAGAAGACGGGTGACTTCTCCGCCTCGCTGAAGCTGCAGG AAACCCTTCGAGGCATCCAAGTCTTGGGGCCCACCCTAATTCAGACCTTCCAAAAGATGGTAGTGACCTTGAACTTCATGGGGAG CCCCCCTCTGAACGTGTGCTGGCGTCTCAAGCCCGAGTGCCTCCCGCTGGAGGAAGGGGAATGCCACCCGGTGTCCGTGGACAGCACGGCTTACAACCTGACCCACATCTTCCGGGACCCCGGGGACTACTGCTTCAGCATCCAGGCTGAGAACGTCATCAGCAAGGCGCACCAGTACCACAAGGTCCAGGTGTGGCCCTCCA GCATCCAGCCGGCTGTCTTTGCTTTCCCATGTGCCACGCTCATCACCATGATGCTGGCCTTCATCATGTACATGACCCTGAGGAATGCTACTCACCAGAAGGACATGGTGGAG GTGGCTGATTTTGACTCTTCCCCCATGTCTGACAAGAACCCGGAGCCGCCCACGGGGGCCAGGTGCTGCTGCCAGATGTGCTGTGGGCCGTTCTTACTGGAGACGTCGTCTGAGTACCTGGAGGTCGTCCGCGAGAACCACAGGCTGCTGCCTCCCCGATACAAGTCTGCCAAAACTTACACGGTCTGA
- the TMEM130 gene encoding transmembrane protein 130 isoform X2 codes for MARALWPRLGRILWLACLLPLAPARVAAGLYELQLTTDGPATTGAEVTIMASLVADNNGSLALPASAHLYHFHWIHTPLLLTGKADEAFSSTIRVVGSVPGDFPVSVWVTAADCGMCQPVARSLLVLPITEFLVGNLVVTQNTSLPWPSSYLTKTILKVSFLLHDPSNFFKNASFLYSWDFGDGTQMVTRDGTVYYNYSIIGSFTVKVKVVAGWEQVTPDTGKGILQKTGDFSASLKLQETLRGIQVLGPTLIQTFQKMVVTLNFMGSPPLNVCWRLKPECLPLEEGECHPVSVDSTAYNLTHIFRDPGDYCFSIQAENVISKAHQYHKVQVWPSSIQPAVFAFPCATLITMMLAFIMYMTLRNATHQKDMVENPEPPTGARCCCQMCCGPFLLETSSEYLEVVRENHRLLPPRYKSAKTYTV; via the exons ATGGCCCGGGCGCTCTGGCCGCGCCTCGGCCGCATCCTCTGGCTAGCCTGCCTCCTGCCCTTGGCCCCGGCTAGGGTGGCCGCAG GCTTGTATGAACTTCAGCTCACCACCGATGGCCCTGCCACCACGGGGGCAGAGGTGACCATCATGGCCAGCCTGGTGGCCGACAACAACGGCAGCCTGGCCCTGCCCGCCAGCGCCCACCTCTACCACTTCCACTGGATCCACACCCCACTGCTGCTCACGGGGAAGGCAGACGAGGCTTTCAGTTCCACCATCCGCGTCGTGGGGAGCGTGCCCGGGGACTTCCCGGTCTCCGTCTGGGTCACCGCCGCCGACTGTGGGATGTGCCAGCCTGTGGCCAGGAGCCTCCTCGTCCTCCCCATCACCG AGTTCCTCGTGGGGAACCTTGTGGTCACCCAGAACACCTCCTTGCCCTGGCCCAGCTCCTACCTCACCAAGACAATCCTTAAagtctccttcctcctccacgACCCCAGCAACTTCTTCAAGAACGCCTCGTTCCTCTACAGCTGGGActtcggagacgg CACCCAGATGGTGACCAGAGATGGTACCGTCTATTATAACTATTCCATCATCGGATCCTTCACCGTGAAGGTCAAGGTGGTGGCAGGGTGGGAGCAGGTCACGCCGGACACCGGGAAGGGCATTCTGCAGAAGACGGGTGACTTCTCCGCCTCGCTGAAGCTGCAGG AAACCCTTCGAGGCATCCAAGTCTTGGGGCCCACCCTAATTCAGACCTTCCAAAAGATGGTAGTGACCTTGAACTTCATGGGGAG CCCCCCTCTGAACGTGTGCTGGCGTCTCAAGCCCGAGTGCCTCCCGCTGGAGGAAGGGGAATGCCACCCGGTGTCCGTGGACAGCACGGCTTACAACCTGACCCACATCTTCCGGGACCCCGGGGACTACTGCTTCAGCATCCAGGCTGAGAACGTCATCAGCAAGGCGCACCAGTACCACAAGGTCCAGGTGTGGCCCTCCA GCATCCAGCCGGCTGTCTTTGCTTTCCCATGTGCCACGCTCATCACCATGATGCTGGCCTTCATCATGTACATGACCCTGAGGAATGCTACTCACCAGAAGGACATGGTGGAG AACCCGGAGCCGCCCACGGGGGCCAGGTGCTGCTGCCAGATGTGCTGTGGGCCGTTCTTACTGGAGACGTCGTCTGAGTACCTGGAGGTCGTCCGCGAGAACCACAGGCTGCTGCCTCCCCGATACAAGTCTGCCAAAACTTACACGGTCTGA